The sequence CActtaagttataattttaatgtcaTTGGTGGCTGGTGTTGAAGCTTTTGTTGTTCTGTTCTAACTCATCAACCATATCTTTTTACCTTCTTGAACTTTACCATTCCATCAATGACAATGGAAGTGAAAGACTGATCCCTTGCATTTGGTTTCTATTTTTGACAGAAACTCATGATGCTATCTTTTAAAACGTTATTTTTCCATGCTTAAAGCGAGTAGGCAATGTCACACAAGACTAGTGTATGATGCATAGTCCCCACGACATTCCTTGGAAGGAATATCATACTTTGAAGATAAAAATCTGCATCTGATTTCCATTTATCTTGGATTGTTCACTCAAGTTTCTCACGATAGCATCAGAATTAATCttcaataaaaattgtatatttaatttatgttctTCTTGTTTCACCTAATTTAATAACCAAAACATCCAAGTTCTTCTTCATAAGCATTTTTCATTGGCATAACTCGTTGCTCGTTTACCTGAACAGGCATCTGAGAAGGGATTTGAAGTTTTTTCTTAAACAGATACCTTGCAAGGTTGCATTGATCCAAGATAACTTATCTGTCGTACTTAAGAGACCTCATTTTACAAATGAAACAGATCCTATAGAACACAAACCTTTCTATTCCATGTCTAAACCTGTCCCACTGTTGAATCCTCAAGAAGGTGAGAACGATGGACAGTCTGTTGCCTCTTCCAAAAGCAACTTGTTATCTAATAATTCCCATGAAAATTCTGATACGCCTAGGACAAACTGGTTTCCTTCGTCTTCACATGGAGTAAAGGACCATAACTTTTCACTGGATTTTGGCGCCTCTTCTAAGCTACATATATCAGGTTGTCAATCTTGTTATATCTTCACGTATGTAAATAATTACACTCTAAACATTCTGAACTGTGAAAAAACTGATTATGTTTAAGTATGAATATAACAATATGTATATTGTTCTTCCTTCATGGTACACAAATTACAGAAGATAATAAACACAATCAAATCACTCAAAGGAACCGTAACAATGCGGCTCGATGGGAATTTTCCGAAGCACCTATCCTATGTTCTTCATGTGGAGCAAGTACTGAATTGTACATCAAGGATTCAATGCAATTCACTTATTCTGAGATTCAGCTTGCAACACAGCAGTTCTCAAAGGAGAACTTGTTAGGAGAAGGTGGATATGGACATGTGTATAAAGGTGTACTTAAAGATGGACAGCTAATTGCAGCGAAGGTACGCAAAGAAGCAAGCACACAAGGATTTACAGAATTTCACTCTGAGGTATCCGTTCTAAACTTCGCCCGGCATAAGAACATTGTCATGCTTTTGGGGTTTTGCTGCAAGGAGGATCGTAACATCCTGGTTTATGAGTATATTTGCAACAAGTCTCTGGACTGGCATTTATTCGGTAAGAACCGTCAATCAACATTGGTCTAATTCATTACTGaatttatacttaattttaatttaatgagaGCATTTCGATTTGATTTATGTCAAtcgttaaattttaattagatttcaTTTTAGAGATATTTgctattaagaaattaaaacggTAATAGTGATTAAGAAAAGGAATTTAACGCATCAATTTCTAAAAGGCTGagtcaataaaataaaaggcaaTTGAAGTTGAATGATTCAATAAGCAAATTAGCATCGTGACATATCTGAAATTAAGTGTAAAATTCAGTGACGGAAGATATAATTACTGAGTTTTTCTTTGTTGGTAGCTAAACTTTTGGTTGATATTTCTTTCCCTTTGCTAACATTTGTACTCTTATTAGATAACCAAGCAAATACTCTTGACTGGCACCAAAGATATTCTATTGCCATTGGAACTGCAAAAGGGTTGCGTTTTCTACATGAAGAATGCCGTGGCGGTCCCATCATTCATCGAGACGTGCGGCCGAGCAATATTCTACTCACACATGACTTCGTCCCAATGGTGAGTATGCAGGCCATATTAATGGTACATGCATCTTCTCGGTTGCCATATTCTTCTCCATatgcatttcttatatattgtTTTAGACTTTTAGTCATTGGAAAACTCTGTGCATAATGCTTAAGTGGGTTAGTGTCAGATTGTTTCTGTTATTTAATGATGGCCTTACTGTTCCAGCCTTGCTGGCTGTTACACCAATGCAGCTTTCCTAACTGCCTTGTGAATCAGTGTTGCAAGTAGTAGACAGATTGAAATTCCATGCTTAGATTAATCGGGTTACTTGTCCCTTAATTTGGTAGTACTCATTTGATTCACTATATGCAACAGAAATTAATTACTGGCAGTAGATACCTTCCCCGATATTTTGACATACATACTAGTACTTTCATTTCTCTTATTTGACTTAGGATTCTGGGAAAGGGGCaccttttctttaataataaattcatttaaattggaatttatgGTTTTATCTTCAAACAGCTTGGAGATTTTGGCCTTGCAAGATGGAAGACTACTGATGAGGTGCAGACAAGGATACTGGGCACACTTGGGTATGCCTTCTTTAATCTATTTGTTTGCAGGACTGCAAATTGTATGCTAATTTTGTCTAGTTAAACAATCAAGATTTGGTATTTGGTCTGTGCAGATATCTTGCTCCAGAGTATGCAGAGAATGGGTTTGTTTCCGTGAGAACAGATGTCTATGCATTTGGCATTATTCTCTTACAACTAATATCAGGACAGAAAGTAGTAGATTCAAAAAGAGAGGAAGGGCGACAATCACTTCGACAATGGGTATGCCTGATTTAATTTCTGTTCTTTCAATCAGTGATCAACTTTCACACTTTCcatttaatcaataattatcattatgtttttactttctttcatGGATATTAGGCAGAACCAGTGATTGAGAGGCTTGCGCTGCATGAACTTATCGATCAACGTATAGCAGATTCATATGACACATATGAATTATACCTCATGGCTAAAGCTGCATACCTATGTGTACAGAGAAGCCCTGAAATGCGACCATCGATGGGAGAGGTACTTGGATATTTCTGTTTATGTTTCTGCATcgttctatttatatatatttgactATTCAttgggttcttgattacaacaGGTTCTCCGTCTTCTCGAGGGAGAGAATAACCATGTCCACCATTTGCGGGAGCATGTATTACCACATTATCCAAGCAATTGAAGACGATGAAGATGGAATATACatatcatttttgtttttcatagAATATATCTATCCTTTTTCTCCATAGCATTCAGTGGTCGTAGCTTCTTATGTACTTGCTTATTAGATAGCCCTGTTTTGGCCATTGATAATtagttttgaaaaattattcagGAAGAACGGCACCTTCTTACTGAATAAGCACCCTTCTGTTTTTTA is a genomic window of Ricinus communis isolate WT05 ecotype wild-type chromosome 2, ASM1957865v1, whole genome shotgun sequence containing:
- the LOC8270931 gene encoding serine/threonine-protein kinase CDG1 isoform X2, which codes for MESQSPLSPCHIIIAYDATKDRGVHEFRRTVDEVRMRGDILRKGDNLVVLGVLHKVPNPMGYMKACSESFGGANVRVMEEEVTTKIDVYVNMLLRSAEVCEDEGVSIEVKITAGSPMKHVIIQEVVSYKAAWIILDRHLRRDLKFFLKQIPCKVALIQDNLSVVLKRPHFTNETDPIEHKPFYSMSKPVPLLNPQEGENDGQSVASSKSNLLSNNSHENSDTPRTNWFPSSSHGVKDHNFSLDFGASSKLHISEDNKHNQITQRNRNNAARWEFSEAPILCSSCGASTELYIKDSMQFTYSEIQLATQQFSKENLLGEGGYGHVYKGVLKDGQLIAAKVRKEASTQGFTEFHSEVSVLNFARHKNIVMLLGFCCKEDRNILVYEYICNKSLDWHLFDNQANTLDWHQRYSIAIGTAKGLRFLHEECRGGPIIHRDVRPSNILLTHDFVPMLGDFGLARWKTTDEVQTRILGTLGYLAPEYAENGFVSVRTDVYAFGIILLQLISGQKVVDSKREEGRQSLRQWAEPVIERLALHELIDQRIADSYDTYELYLMAKAAYLCVQRSPEMRPSMGEVLRLLEGENNHVHHLREHVLPHYPSN
- the LOC8270931 gene encoding serine/threonine-protein kinase CDG1 isoform X1; the encoded protein is MESQSPLSPCHIIIAYDATKDRGVHEFRRTVDEVRMRGDILRKGDNLVVLGVLHKVPNPMGYMKACSESFGGANVRVMEEEVTTKIDVYVNMLLRSAEVCEDEGVRSPSFAHKGVSIEVKITAGSPMKHVIIQEVVSYKAAWIILDRHLRRDLKFFLKQIPCKVALIQDNLSVVLKRPHFTNETDPIEHKPFYSMSKPVPLLNPQEGENDGQSVASSKSNLLSNNSHENSDTPRTNWFPSSSHGVKDHNFSLDFGASSKLHISEDNKHNQITQRNRNNAARWEFSEAPILCSSCGASTELYIKDSMQFTYSEIQLATQQFSKENLLGEGGYGHVYKGVLKDGQLIAAKVRKEASTQGFTEFHSEVSVLNFARHKNIVMLLGFCCKEDRNILVYEYICNKSLDWHLFDNQANTLDWHQRYSIAIGTAKGLRFLHEECRGGPIIHRDVRPSNILLTHDFVPMLGDFGLARWKTTDEVQTRILGTLGYLAPEYAENGFVSVRTDVYAFGIILLQLISGQKVVDSKREEGRQSLRQWAEPVIERLALHELIDQRIADSYDTYELYLMAKAAYLCVQRSPEMRPSMGEVLRLLEGENNHVHHLREHVLPHYPSN